Part of the Bacteroidota bacterium genome is shown below.
GAAACTTGATCTTATAGCTGTTTTACAGGAAAGAAAAAACATAGTGGGCATGACCGGGGACGGAGTAAACGATGCTCCGGCACTTAAAAAAGCTGACATAGGCATTGCAATGGGATTAAGGGGAACTCAGGTCTCACAGGAAGTGGCGGATATGGTCCTGAAAGATGATTCTTTCACATCCATCGTGGTGGCTATCAAACAAGGCAGAATTATATTTGAGAATATCCGAAAATTCATCGTATTTCTTCTTTCCTGCAACTTGAGCGAGCTGATCGTAATCGCTACCGCCTCCGTATTAAATCTGCATTTTCAGCTTTTCCCGCTCCAGATACTTTTCATTAACCTGATCACGGATGTTTTACCAGCTCTCGCATTGGGAATAACCGAAGGAAGCCCGAACATCATGAAAAGGCCGCCAAGAAATGTAAACGAATCAATTATTGATAAAATGCGATGGAAGGCGATTTTCTTTTACTCAATTGTTATAGGTTCGATGAGCATCGGGGCTGTATTCTTCAGCCATTACACAGTCCATAAATCCGAATTATGGAACCCGGAACTATGCAACAATATTTTATTCTTTACATTGATTTTTTGCCAGCTCCTTCATGTATTTAATATGGGTGGCAGCGGATCCTCTTTTTTTCGTTCGGAGGTATTCAGGAATAAATATGTATGGAGGGCAATTATTGCTTCGCTGATTATTTTACTTGGAGTCTATGCGATTATACCGATCAGAGAAGTGTTGTCTCTTTATGAAATGTCGCTCTATGATTGGATAATTTCTGTAATGGCAGGTATAGGGTCTTTAGTCATCATTCAAACAGGAAAGAAATTTAAAATCGTTCAGCAATGACAAAGAAATTAAAAAAAATTATAATGATCTTGATAGGGACAGGAATATTCACCACCGGGCTTAGTGCACAGGATAGCTTAAGTAAGCCTGTAAAAGGCGACACCGTAAAAGGACGTAAAATAAGATATTACGAGAGAACAATGGAAATAAATGGCTCCCCGGAAGAAGTGTTCGCTTTTATGGATGATATTAAAAATACAGGCATGCATATGACTGAAAGCAGCGGGGCCATGATGGGCGGTAAGCTGCATATTCACTGGCTCACAGATCACCAGACAGGTTTGGGAACGAAATACCGGTGGACAGGCAAAGTGGTTGGAATGAAGATGGATTTTACCGTTGAAGTCAGCAAATGGATAAACGGGAAAGAAAAGGTATGGGGAACGGTTGGCGATGCAAAAATGATTGTGATTGACTGGTTTGAAATGTATCTCGCTATTTCCACTAAATCAAACGGCAAATCGGAGGTACAACTCAGCATTTATTACACAAAGCACAAGGGCTTTTTAGGCTTCCTGCTCGGAAAGAGCTATTCGAAAT
Proteins encoded:
- a CDS encoding SRPBCC family protein; the encoded protein is MTKKLKKIIMILIGTGIFTTGLSAQDSLSKPVKGDTVKGRKIRYYERTMEINGSPEEVFAFMDDIKNTGMHMTESSGAMMGGKLHIHWLTDHQTGLGTKYRWTGKVVGMKMDFTVEVSKWINGKEKVWGTVGDAKMIVIDWFEMYLAISTKSNGKSEVQLSIYYTKHKGFLGFLLGKSYSKWCVKSMLKDTRKHFEKTQVLPKKI